The window CGGCAGTTCGTCGAGGAATCCGAAGTGGGCTCCCCACGCCGCGTCGACGACGAGCGCGGCGCCCGCCGCGTGCACGACCTCGGCGATGGCTGCGACATCGGCGACGGCGCCGAAGTAGCTCGGCGAGACGATCACGACGGCGCGCACGTCACCCGGGTGCTGCGCGATCGCGGCGGCGACCGCATCCGGCGTGACGCCGTGCGCGATGCCGTGTTCGACGTCGAGGCGGGGCTGCACGAAGCCCGGCTCGGAGCCCGCGAGGATGACGCCGTCGACGAGACTCGAGTGCGCGCTGCGCTGCATGACGAGACCCGGGCCGAGCGCGCGCGCCGCGAGCGCCGCGACGCGGTTGCCCTGCGACGACCCGCCGGTCAGGAACCAGGTGCGCGACGCACCCCAGGCCTCGGCCGCGAGCCGCTCCGCGTGGGCGCGCGGAGAGTCCGCGCCGAGATCGATCCCGTCCATGAGCATCGTGACATCGAGTCCGAGCACGCGCTCGCCGAAGAACTCCGCCTGGCCCGTCGCGAGCCCGCCGGAGCGCGCGCCGTGACCGGGCACGCTCAACGAGAGCGTGTCCCGAGCGGCGTGCATCGCGAGTGCGGCGGCGTACGGCGCACCGGGGCCGGACCGGCGCTCGTCGGAGGAACCGGGGCGGGTCGTCTCGGGCGCATGGGTCATGTTCCGATGGTGCCCCCGCAGCTTCGAAGCCGGAAGGGCAACTTTTCTTGTGGCTTCAGCACTACGCTGAAGCCATGTCCCGTCACCCGGCCGATCTGCGAGGACTCACGGCGTTCGTCGCCGTCCTCGACACGGGCTCCGTCGCGGCGGCCGCGGCGCTACTCGGGTGGAGCCACCCGACGGTCGATCACCACCTCCGCAAGCTCGAGCTCGCCGCCGGCGTCCCCCTCCTCGAACGCGGCCCGCGCGGGAGCGTCCCCTCCGAATCGGGCCTGCGCGTCGCAGCCTCGGCGCGGCGCGTGCTCGACGCCGAACGGCATGTGTTCGACGAGCTCGACGCCTGGCGGCGGACGGGGTCGTCCCTCGTCCGCCTCGGCGTGTTCCCGACGCTCGGTGCGCAGATCGTGCCCGGGCTCCTCGCCGGGCTCACGGGATCGGGGGTCGCACTGGAGGTCACCCTCGACGAGTGCGAGCGTCTCACGGCGAAGCTCGGCGACGGTTCGCTCGAGGCGGCGATCGTGTTCCAGGCCTCCGGCGCCCCGATCACCCTGCCCGCCGAGACCGACGCCGAGCTCCTGTTCGCCGAGGAGGTCATGATCGCGCTCCCCGTCGGTCATCCGGTGGGCGGAACGGCGGTCCCGCTCACGGACCTCGGCGCCTTCCGCGACGAGCGCTGGTCGTTCGGGGCGTCCGGGAGCGACACGCTCGACGACGCGACACGCGATCTGTGCCGCCGCTCCGGCTTCGACCCCGAGACCGCCATGCACTCCGACGACTACGCCGCGGTGCTTCGACTCGTGGCGGCGGGCGTGGTCGTGGCGGTCGTACCGCGCTCGGTCGCCCGGGGCGACGGTGTCGACTTCGTCCCCATCGACCGCGCGCTCCTCCATCGCGAGGTGCTGCTCGCGACGACCCGCGCGGCACTCGCCACGCGAACCGTCGATGCGGTCCGGGCGGCACTCCGGCGCGTGCTCCCCGACATCGGACCCCGTGCGGCCAACCCACCCTCGCCAGGTTCACGCCTGTAGGTTAGGCTCGCCTTACTCTTCTTCCGTGGAATCGAGGTCCGATGCCGCCGCTCATCTGCCTGTTCATCGGCGACCAGTCCGACCTTCCGCAGATCCGCCGCCTCTGCGACGAGCTGCCGACCGATTCGTACGGGCAGATCTTCATCGAGGTCACGACGCGACTCCAGGTCGTGCGCTGGTCACCGCCGGCGGGCATGACGCTCACGTGGTTGTGCCGGGACGAGTCCCGGGGCCGCGGCGGCGCCGTCGCGAAACGCGGCGAGCTCGCGACCCGTGCGCTGCGGGCCTGGGCAGCCGAATGGTTGCCGGAGGACGGCACAGCGACGGACGGACCCTACTCGATGTGGGTCGGCTGCAGCTCGAGTCCCCTCGTGACCTTCGAGTACCACGAACTGCGCGAGCGGCTCGCGTGCGAACCCGAGCACTTCCGTGGCGCTCGCCCCGGTTCCCACGACGGCTGACTCGTTCCTCATCCGGCCCCGGGCCGGGGGGCTCGATCCGCGAGCGTGGCGAGCGGGTCGGCGAGCGTGTCCGCCGCCCGGATGAGCGCCAGATGGGTGAACGCCTGCGGCGTGTTGCCCGTCTGGCGACCCGCCGCGACGTCGTACTCCTCGGAGAGCTGCCCGACATCGCCCGCACACGCGAGCACGCGGCGCATGAGCGACTCGGCCTCCGCCCTGCGGCCGGTCCGCGCGTACTGCTCGACGAGCCAGAACGAACAGGCGAGGAACGGATGCTCGCCGCCGGCGATCCCGTCGAGCTCGGCGGACGCGTCGTAGCGAAGCACGAGCCCGTCGGGCATGAGCTCCGTCTCGATGCGCCGGACCGTCGCGATCATGCGCGGATCGTCCGGCGCGACGAACCCGATGTCGGCGAGCAGGAGCAGGTTCGCGTCGACCGCGGTCCCGCCGTAGAACTGGACGAACGAACCGGATCGCCGATCGACGCCGTCCCGCTCGATCTCCGCCCGCAGTTCGTCCCGAACCGACGCCCAGCGCTCCGCCGGCCCGTCGAGACCACCCTCGACCGCTTCGACACCGCACTGGAACGCGGCCCACAGCATGGCCCGTGAGCACGTGAACGCGCGCGGCGCTCCGCGGACCTCCCACATCCCACGGTCGGGGCGCCGCCAGCTCCGCTCGAGGTACACGGGGATGGCGCGCTGCAGGTTGCACGACCAGCCGTCCTCGGCGAGTCCGTGGCGTCGCGCCGCACGGAGGGCGATGAACAGTTCACCGAACACGTCCGCCTGGTACTGCGACGCCGCGCCGTTCCCGATGCGGACGGGACCGGAGCCACGGTAGCCGGGCAGCGAGTCGATCTCCCGCTCGTGGAGATCGCGTTCGCCCGCGAGGCCGTAGACGATGCGGACGTCCGCGGGCGCCCCCGCGACGGCGCGCAGCAGCCATGCGCGCCACCGGATCGCCTCGTGGGTGAGGCCGTGGTGCAGGAGCGTCCCGAGGGTGAGCGATGCGTCGCGGAGCCACACGTACCGGTAGTCCCAGTTGCGGCCGGCGCCGATGCGTTCCGGCAGGCTCGTCGTGGCGGCCGCGACGATACCGCCCGTGTCGCGGAAGGTGAGTGCTCGGAGCGTCGCGAGCGATCGGCGCACCTCGCGCTCGTGCCCCGCCGGTACGCTCGCCTGCCGGATCCAGCGCTGCCAGTCGGTCCGGACCTCGTCGAGCTCGGCGTCGACCTCGATGGGCGCGGGCACCTGCTCGTGGGAGGCGAACCAGCTCAGCACGAAGTCGACGGTCTCCCCCCGCCCGCACGTCGAACTCGGTGACGTGCCGCATGCCCTCGGCGCGCAGTTCCGGCCCGCGGAGGACGAGGGCGTCGGGGCCGGCGGTCGCGACGAGGACCGCGCTCCCGTCGCGACGCTCCTGCCGGACCCACGGGGTCGCGCTCGCGTAGCCGAAGCGGAACGTGACCTCCACCCGCATGCGGACGACCCCGCGGTCCCCCGAGATGCGGCGAACGACGTGGCTGCGGCCGCCACTGAACGTCATGGCGTCCGTCACGGTCACCGCGCCGGTCGAGGTGCGCCAGTGCTGGCGCAGCACGACCGTGTCCTCCACGTACGCCCGCGACGCCACCGCGTCGGGGTCCGCGGGGGCGATGCGCCACGCACCGTGGTCCCCGTAGCCGAGCAGCGCCCCGGAGACCGAGGGACTGTCGAAGCGCGGGAGGCACAACCAGTCGATGGATCCGTCGTCGCCGACGAGTGCGGCCGTCCGCCGATCACCGATGATCGTGTAGTCCTCGATGCGAAGCGGCATCACGGTCCCCGTCCCTGCGCCGCCCGGCGCGCGCTGCGACGCTACTCCCCCGAACGGTGCGGCGGCCGCATGCACCGGACCACGACGGGCGTTCGGGCGCCCGTGCGATGATGGACCCTCATCGTCGCCCGCGAGAATCGAGATCGCCCTGTCCCGCTCGTCACGTCACGCCGCCCCCCGCCGGAGTCCCGCACGTCGGTTCTGGTCGGCAGTCACGACCGTCCTCGGCGTGCTGCTCCTGGTCGCCGGCGTCGCACTCGGCGCGGGTGCCCTTCTCGTGCCCGACCGGGTCGAGGCCCTCTACGGCGACGTCAAGACCTCGGTGCAGGACACCGTGCAGGACGTGTCCGGCGAGGTGCCCACGATCCGGCTCGGCGAAGAGGGCGACGAGAACGTCCTCGACATCTGCGACGGCTCGTTCTTCGAGATGGCGACCT is drawn from Pseudoclavibacter chungangensis and contains these coding sequences:
- a CDS encoding LysR family transcriptional regulator; this translates as MSRHPADLRGLTAFVAVLDTGSVAAAAALLGWSHPTVDHHLRKLELAAGVPLLERGPRGSVPSESGLRVAASARRVLDAERHVFDELDAWRRTGSSLVRLGVFPTLGAQIVPGLLAGLTGSGVALEVTLDECERLTAKLGDGSLEAAIVFQASGAPITLPAETDAELLFAEEVMIALPVGHPVGGTAVPLTDLGAFRDERWSFGASGSDTLDDATRDLCRRSGFDPETAMHSDDYAAVLRLVAAGVVVAVVPRSVARGDGVDFVPIDRALLHREVLLATTRAALATRTVDAVRAALRRVLPDIGPRAANPPSPGSRL
- a CDS encoding SIP domain-containing protein → MPPLICLFIGDQSDLPQIRRLCDELPTDSYGQIFIEVTTRLQVVRWSPPAGMTLTWLCRDESRGRGGAVAKRGELATRALRAWAAEWLPEDGTATDGPYSMWVGCSSSPLVTFEYHELRERLACEPEHFRGARPGSHDG
- a CDS encoding glycoside hydrolase family 15 protein, translating into MLSWFASHEQVPAPIEVDAELDEVRTDWQRWIRQASVPAGHEREVRRSLATLRALTFRDTGGIVAAATTSLPERIGAGRNWDYRYVWLRDASLTLGTLLHHGLTHEAIRWRAWLLRAVAGAPADVRIVYGLAGERDLHEREIDSLPGYRGSGPVRIGNGAASQYQADVFGELFIALRAARRHGLAEDGWSCNLQRAIPVYLERSWRRPDRGMWEVRGAPRAFTCSRAMLWAAFQCGVEAVEGGLDGPAERWASVRDELRAEIERDGVDRRSGSFVQFYGGTAVDANLLLLADIGFVAPDDPRMIATVRRIETELMPDGLVLRYDASAELDGIAGGEHPFLACSFWLVEQYARTGRRAEAESLMRRVLACAGDVGQLSEEYDVAAGRQTGNTPQAFTHLALIRAADTLADPLATLADRAPRPGAG